One window of Triticum dicoccoides isolate Atlit2015 ecotype Zavitan chromosome 5A, WEW_v2.0, whole genome shotgun sequence genomic DNA carries:
- the LOC119301586 gene encoding uncharacterized protein LOC119301586, producing MSHATKPWDLSHPGPFKSNRSNKQAGLPVVAPHCHSLRDTAPSIAGSSSHHHHFKCKASHTLSQSSAPHHSASCSLGTCIGFAAHSHIPINPQARKMKIFSWMANKISGKQEASRFPASSSGPSRSNVPDCRNDEFSDWPQSLLAIGTFGNKQIEEVAQVQDTSEDGQSMQDAIKFTEEEVDRIQKEFAMILASKDQAEAHDSHDDEQVTSHKEVDESINEKHRDQLLNKMVVISKAKDSLGKKASTLKPRSVASLFKLLMRKGGFASAIPDPRSSFPQSRMEKLLKAILQKKIHPQNSSTLVPRRHLDWKPDEQEINECLEDALRDLDDDGAKWVKTDSDFIVLEM from the exons ATGAGCCACGCTACAAAGCCTTGGGACTTGAGCCACCCCGGCCCCTTCAAATCAAATCGCTCCAATAAGCAAGCCGGGCTACCGGTAGTAGCTCCACACTGCCACTCACTGCGCGACACCGCTCCTTCCATCGCCGGTAGCAgcagccaccaccaccacttcaagTGCAAGGCCTCTCACACCCTCTCTCAGTCATCAGCTCCTCATCACTCTGCTTCTTGCAGTCTCGGCACCTGCATCGGCTTCGCCGCTCATTCCCACATCCCGATCAATCCCCAAGCAAGGAAGATGAAG ATTTTCAGCTGGATGGCGAACAAGATCAGCGGGAAGCAGGAAGCGAGCCGCTTCCCGGCCAGTTCCTCGGGCCCTTCTC GTTCTAACGTGCCGGATTGTCGCAACGACGAGTTCAGCGATTGGCCCCAATCATTGCTTGCCATTGGGACATTTGGAAATAAGCAGATAGAGGAGGTAGCACAAGTGCAGGACACTTCCGAGGATGGGCAGTCCATGCAAGATGCCATCAAGTTTACAGAGGAGGAAGTAGACAGGATACAGAAAGAGTTTGCAATGATACTAGCAAGCAAAGACCAAGCAGAAGCCCATGACTCGCACGATGATGAGCAGGTAACTTCACACAAAGAAGTCGATGAGAGCATAAATGAGAAGCACAGGGACCAGCTGCTGAACAAGATGGTCGTCATAAGTAAGGCAAAAGATTCACTGGGGAAGAAAGCAAGTACACTTAAGCCGAGGTCGGTTGCTTCGCTCTTCAAACTACTCATGCGCAAAGGTGGCTTTGCCTCTGCTATTCCAGATCCAAGGAGCTCTTTCCCTCAATCAAGAATGGAAAAG CTGCTCAAGGCAATACTTCAGAAGAAAATACACCCGCAAAATTCTTCGACGCTCGTACCTAGGAGACATTTGGACTGGAAGCCGGATGAGCAAGAGATCAATGAATGCCTCGAGGATGCACTCCGTGATCTAGACGACGATGGCGCAAAATGGGTCAAAACTGATTCAGACT TTATTGTGCTAGAAATGTAA